From the Sphaerochaeta sp. genome, one window contains:
- a CDS encoding type III pantothenate kinase has product MFFAVDIGNTNIVLAVHDGKQWVQTFRVYSDQAKTGDEYFVILDSLFSHAGVLKENVERAAISSVVPNLSRSLQKNVVRLFDVNPLMITNKVKTGLKSESIPPELGSDLLCNAAQAHYAHPGKAVMVCDFGTALTFTTVSGDGSVLGAAITPGLITAMRALFHGTAQLPQVELLIPSTVIGRNSEESIRAGIMYGYAGLVQHMIDRTEAEIGEKLYVIATGGLSRTISPIIPRIDEISPTQTVDGIKLISDLNS; this is encoded by the coding sequence ATGTTCTTCGCGGTTGACATCGGGAACACCAACATCGTCCTTGCCGTACATGACGGCAAGCAGTGGGTGCAGACGTTTCGTGTGTACAGTGACCAGGCAAAGACGGGAGACGAATACTTCGTTATTCTGGATTCGTTGTTTTCCCATGCCGGCGTGCTGAAGGAGAACGTGGAACGCGCCGCCATCTCCAGCGTCGTGCCGAATCTTTCCCGCTCCCTGCAGAAAAACGTTGTCCGTCTGTTTGACGTCAACCCGTTGATGATCACCAACAAGGTGAAGACGGGACTGAAGAGCGAGAGCATACCGCCGGAACTGGGAAGCGATTTGCTGTGCAATGCGGCGCAGGCACACTATGCCCATCCGGGAAAAGCGGTGATGGTCTGTGATTTTGGTACTGCCCTTACGTTCACTACCGTCTCCGGTGACGGTTCCGTGCTGGGGGCCGCCATCACCCCAGGGTTGATCACGGCGATGCGGGCGTTGTTCCATGGCACCGCCCAGTTGCCGCAGGTTGAGCTGTTGATCCCTTCCACGGTGATCGGCCGCAACAGTGAGGAATCCATCCGGGCTGGCATCATGTACGGCTACGCCGGTTTGGTCCAGCACATGATCGACCGGACCGAGGCGGAGATCGGGGAGAAACTGTACGTCATCGCAACCGGTGGCCTGTCACGGACCATCAGCCCGATCATCCCCCGGATCGACGAGATCAGTCCAACCCAGACGGTGGACGGCATCAAGTTGATCAGTGACCTGAACAGCTGA
- the cas1 gene encoding type II CRISPR-associated endonuclease Cas1: MGFRTVVITKHVKCYYKNDYLVVQGDTQKMVHLSEIDAVIFDTTAMTVTGVILTELVKWKIAVVFCDERHIPSCYLLPLTANFISTKRIFAQMQWDEKRKDYLWGVIVKYKIEKQAFVLQKKHLEAEKQVSSYGMAVQDGDVTNREAFAAKVYFNALFGKDFSRDGDSSLNAMLNYGYSILVSLITKEVVAAGYLPQIGIHHCSEYNPYNLVCDLMEPFRPIVDDVVFENRAQGKLTLLVKEQFWGMLQMQFVYGGALRYLSTILHLYVHECMAFLENGEVKELLMYEKI, from the coding sequence TTGGGCTTTCGAACCGTGGTGATCACAAAACATGTTAAGTGTTATTACAAGAATGATTACCTGGTAGTGCAGGGCGATACTCAGAAGATGGTACATCTTTCTGAGATTGATGCGGTAATATTTGACACTACGGCAATGACCGTCACCGGGGTTATCCTGACCGAATTGGTCAAGTGGAAAATCGCCGTAGTGTTTTGTGATGAGCGTCATATTCCCTCTTGTTACTTATTGCCTCTTACGGCCAATTTCATTTCAACAAAACGAATATTTGCTCAAATGCAATGGGATGAGAAAAGAAAAGATTACCTTTGGGGGGTAATCGTGAAATACAAGATTGAAAAGCAGGCGTTCGTGTTGCAAAAGAAGCATTTGGAAGCCGAAAAACAGGTAAGTTCTTACGGAATGGCCGTCCAGGACGGAGATGTAACGAATAGGGAGGCTTTTGCCGCGAAAGTGTATTTTAATGCGCTCTTTGGAAAAGACTTTTCTCGCGATGGTGACAGTTCGTTGAACGCCATGTTAAACTACGGGTATTCCATTTTGGTTTCTTTGATCACCAAAGAGGTTGTGGCTGCTGGGTATCTTCCTCAAATAGGGATCCATCATTGCAGTGAATATAATCCATACAATCTTGTTTGTGATCTTATGGAGCCTTTTCGTCCTATTGTGGATGATGTGGTTTTTGAAAACAGAGCGCAGGGAAAACTTACTCTTCTTGTAAAAGAACAATTTTGGGGAATGTTGCAGATGCAGTTTGTATATGGAGGTGCGTTGAGATACTTATCAACGATTTTGCACCTGTATGTCCATGAATGTATGGCTTTTCTCGAGAATGGAGAAGTCAAGGAACTTTTGATGTACGAGAAGATATGA
- a CDS encoding ATP-binding cassette domain-containing protein — protein sequence MITASNISLAYGSQVLFKDVNLKFTPGNCYGIIGANGAGKSTFLKILSGELEPDSGEVIVTPGQRLAVLRQDHFAFNQYTVMETVIMGYPKLYQTMKDRDAIYAKADFTEEDGIKAAELESTFSELGGWESEAQAGQLLDGLGIPADMHEKLMGDVEDNIKVRVLLAQALFGNPDILLLDEPTNHLDLESITWLEGFLEDFENTVIVVSHDRHFLNSVCTHIVDIDYSRATLYVGNYDFWYMSSQLAAKQMKDEKKRNDEKIAELKEFIQRFASNAAKSKQATSRKKLIDKLTIDDIKPSSRRFPYVGFRPLREPGKNILEVKDLSKTIDGVKVLDHFNLMVNNGDKIAFVGPEHFSKTVLFEILAGNMEPDEGSYQWGVTTSLSYFPKDNTKLFQEHVSITDWLMPFSPEKDETYVRSFLGRMLFSGDEALKDCTVLSGGEKVRVVLAKMMMEQANCMIFDEPTSHLDLESISALNDGLIDYKGILLFNTHDHQFIDTIANRIIEITPNGVIDKMMRFEDYLADASVKALRDELYQGQQHKLAL from the coding sequence ATGATTACAGCGAGCAACATTTCCCTTGCATACGGATCTCAGGTACTGTTCAAGGACGTGAACCTGAAATTCACCCCTGGCAACTGCTACGGGATCATCGGCGCAAACGGTGCCGGTAAATCCACGTTTCTCAAGATTCTCTCCGGAGAACTGGAACCGGACAGCGGGGAAGTGATCGTCACTCCCGGCCAGCGGCTTGCCGTGCTTCGTCAGGATCACTTCGCGTTCAACCAGTACACCGTGATGGAAACGGTGATCATGGGATATCCCAAGCTGTACCAGACGATGAAGGACCGTGACGCCATCTACGCAAAGGCGGATTTCACCGAGGAAGACGGCATCAAGGCGGCGGAACTGGAATCCACGTTCAGCGAGCTGGGTGGCTGGGAGAGCGAAGCGCAGGCCGGCCAGTTGCTGGATGGCCTTGGGATTCCCGCCGACATGCATGAGAAGCTGATGGGGGACGTGGAGGACAACATCAAGGTGCGGGTGTTGCTTGCCCAGGCGCTGTTCGGCAACCCGGACATTCTGCTTCTGGATGAGCCCACCAACCACCTTGACCTGGAGTCCATCACCTGGTTGGAAGGATTCCTGGAAGATTTCGAGAATACGGTGATCGTCGTTTCCCACGACCGTCACTTCCTCAACTCGGTGTGCACCCACATTGTGGACATCGATTATTCCAGGGCTACGTTGTACGTCGGAAACTATGATTTCTGGTACATGTCCAGCCAGCTTGCCGCCAAGCAGATGAAGGATGAGAAGAAACGGAACGACGAGAAGATCGCCGAACTGAAAGAATTCATCCAGCGGTTCGCCAGCAACGCGGCAAAAAGCAAGCAGGCCACCAGCCGGAAGAAGTTGATCGACAAACTGACCATCGATGACATCAAGCCGTCAAGCAGACGGTTCCCATACGTCGGTTTCCGCCCGCTCAGGGAACCTGGGAAGAACATCCTGGAAGTGAAGGACCTGTCCAAAACGATTGACGGGGTGAAGGTTCTGGATCACTTCAACCTGATGGTCAACAACGGTGACAAGATCGCGTTCGTCGGACCGGAACATTTTTCAAAAACGGTATTGTTCGAGATTCTTGCCGGGAACATGGAACCGGACGAAGGCTCCTACCAATGGGGCGTGACCACTTCGCTTTCCTACTTTCCCAAGGACAATACCAAGTTGTTCCAGGAGCACGTGTCCATCACCGACTGGCTGATGCCGTTCTCCCCGGAAAAGGATGAGACGTACGTTCGCTCGTTCCTTGGCCGCATGCTGTTCTCCGGCGATGAAGCCCTGAAGGATTGCACCGTGCTCTCCGGTGGAGAGAAGGTCAGGGTGGTGCTGGCAAAGATGATGATGGAGCAGGCAAACTGCATGATCTTCGATGAGCCGACCAGCCATCTCGATCTGGAATCCATCTCGGCGTTGAACGATGGGTTGATCGACTACAAGGGAATCCTGTTGTTCAACACCCATGACCATCAGTTCATCGACACCATCGCCAACCGGATCATCGAGATCACGCCGAACGGCGTCATCGACAAGATGATGCGCTTCGAGGATTACCTGGCTGACGCGTCCGTCAAGGCGCTTCGTGACGAGCTGTACCAGGGCCAGCAGCACAAACTCGCCCTGTAG
- the cas2 gene encoding CRISPR-associated endonuclease Cas2 has translation MSSQIMRLLVFFDLPVLTAKNRHDYSQFRKFLIKEGYLQMQESVYSKIVLSQTTEELERAKLEKKLPPKGLVQLLVVTEKQYASIQFLVGSKEHDEIDSTSRLVIL, from the coding sequence ATGAGCAGCCAGATTATGAGATTACTTGTGTTTTTTGATTTGCCGGTTCTTACAGCCAAGAATCGGCATGATTACTCCCAATTTAGGAAATTCTTGATCAAAGAAGGGTATTTGCAGATGCAAGAATCCGTCTATTCAAAAATTGTACTCAGTCAAACGACAGAGGAACTTGAAAGAGCAAAACTCGAAAAAAAGCTTCCTCCGAAAGGATTGGTACAGTTGCTTGTGGTGACAGAAAAACAATATGCTTCAATTCAATTTCTGGTTGGCAGCAAAGAGCATGATGAAATTGATTCTACCAGTAGGTTGGTTATCTTATGA
- the tsaD gene encoding tRNA (adenosine(37)-N6)-threonylcarbamoyltransferase complex transferase subunit TsaD: protein MNVLGIETSCDECSSAVVRDGHEILSNVIATQIELHKPYEGVVPELASRLHTEWIEQVVQAAISKAGLQTKDIDAVAVTSRPGLMGSLLVGVNFAKAFAATRGIPIISIDHIRAHLYASQIENPLEYPYLGVLVSGGHTVICKVNGYDQIDVLGTTIDDAIGEAFDKVAKHYGLGYPGGVVIDRLSKTGNPTAFLFPGNALDEAHPYDISYSGLKSAVINQLDKYWDGKSEKSNENIAASFQRCAVGMLVRRVKLALADTGLKRLSAGGGVAANSLLRSELKDLEKGGIQTSFPSLKLCTDNGAMVAGLGYRYLSDGIHDDFSFGASARVSAFKKQYD, encoded by the coding sequence ATGAACGTATTGGGTATAGAGACGAGCTGCGATGAATGCAGCTCGGCAGTGGTGCGTGACGGTCACGAGATTCTCAGCAATGTCATTGCGACGCAGATCGAATTGCACAAACCGTATGAAGGGGTGGTGCCGGAGCTTGCCAGCAGACTGCACACCGAATGGATCGAACAGGTCGTGCAGGCGGCCATCAGCAAAGCGGGTTTGCAGACCAAGGACATTGACGCCGTTGCGGTCACCAGCCGTCCCGGTCTGATGGGGTCGCTCCTCGTCGGCGTGAACTTCGCCAAAGCGTTCGCCGCGACACGGGGAATCCCCATCATTTCCATCGACCACATCAGGGCGCACCTGTATGCTTCCCAGATCGAAAATCCTCTGGAGTATCCGTACCTTGGCGTTTTGGTCTCTGGAGGCCATACCGTGATCTGCAAGGTGAACGGGTATGATCAGATCGATGTGTTGGGTACGACGATCGACGACGCCATCGGGGAAGCGTTCGACAAGGTGGCGAAACACTATGGCCTTGGCTATCCCGGCGGGGTGGTGATCGACCGGCTTTCAAAGACGGGCAATCCCACGGCGTTCCTGTTTCCCGGCAACGCGTTGGATGAAGCGCATCCGTACGATATTTCTTACAGCGGTCTGAAGAGCGCGGTGATCAACCAGCTGGACAAGTACTGGGATGGCAAGAGCGAGAAGAGCAACGAGAACATCGCCGCTTCGTTCCAGCGTTGCGCCGTTGGCATGCTGGTCCGGAGGGTCAAGCTTGCCTTGGCGGATACCGGGTTGAAACGGCTTTCCGCAGGTGGCGGGGTGGCTGCCAACAGCTTGCTCCGCAGTGAGTTGAAGGATCTGGAGAAGGGTGGCATCCAGACCAGTTTCCCGTCCCTGAAACTGTGCACGGACAACGGGGCAATGGTGGCGGGTCTTGGGTACCGGTATCTCTCCGATGGCATCCACGATGATTTCTCATTTGGAGCCAGCGCCAGGGTCAGCGCGTTCAAGAAACAGTACGACTAA
- a CDS encoding aminopeptidase, which translates to MDQREMKYAELVIKRQLQLRRGEALSINTESSTIEFARLLGKLAAEVTIQAVQIVETEKGRIKQVYPIEPKENEALRPKTTGLVMCHIVDLDDCPYYSEESPVDIAKDVVQLGKFGLLAEPVELDRRLAYPWANIPYPGANWGLQYLGETATEDDLWNLFTALYRLDTKDPDRFWEDQGLMLAYRKKRLNAIKPEKLEVVGDGWSFTCALAKATEWTGGEQRTSSNRTFYSTLPVQHLYATIDGTSANGTLASTRPFLLLGKQVVGASFTLKDGKAIAWSAEKGAEALDAFFTIDDGARVLSELSLADEDTLESRHLSRGVHPLFNKAMTTHVGFGGFALDTLSRHITEEELASLHLNQSLVRMDVPMGSRSLSVTAVDPDGTRHILVDEGVFSEEEAT; encoded by the coding sequence ATGGATCAAAGGGAAATGAAATATGCGGAGCTCGTCATCAAACGCCAGCTCCAGTTACGGCGTGGTGAGGCGCTTTCCATCAACACGGAAAGCTCCACCATCGAATTCGCACGACTTTTGGGCAAACTGGCCGCGGAAGTGACCATCCAGGCGGTGCAGATCGTCGAGACGGAAAAGGGACGCATCAAGCAGGTCTATCCGATCGAACCCAAGGAAAACGAAGCCCTCCGGCCGAAAACGACCGGACTGGTGATGTGCCACATCGTCGATCTTGACGACTGCCCGTACTACAGCGAGGAAAGCCCTGTAGATATTGCAAAGGATGTGGTGCAACTGGGAAAATTCGGCTTGCTTGCCGAACCGGTGGAGCTGGACCGGAGACTCGCCTACCCCTGGGCGAACATCCCCTATCCTGGAGCCAACTGGGGCTTGCAGTATTTGGGGGAAACGGCGACGGAGGACGACCTGTGGAATCTGTTCACCGCCCTGTATCGGTTGGACACCAAGGATCCTGACCGGTTCTGGGAAGACCAGGGACTGATGCTCGCCTACCGGAAGAAACGACTGAATGCCATCAAACCGGAGAAACTGGAAGTGGTGGGAGACGGCTGGAGTTTCACCTGCGCATTGGCCAAAGCCACCGAATGGACCGGAGGGGAACAGCGTACCAGCAGCAACCGTACGTTCTACAGCACCCTTCCCGTCCAACATTTGTATGCGACGATCGACGGAACATCAGCCAACGGGACGTTGGCGAGCACCCGCCCGTTTTTGCTTCTGGGCAAACAGGTTGTAGGCGCCTCGTTCACGTTGAAGGACGGCAAAGCCATTGCTTGGTCCGCAGAGAAAGGCGCTGAAGCGCTGGACGCGTTCTTCACCATCGATGACGGGGCGCGGGTACTCAGCGAGCTGTCACTCGCCGACGAGGATACGTTGGAAAGCCGGCACCTCTCCCGTGGCGTCCATCCCCTGTTCAACAAGGCGATGACCACCCATGTGGGGTTCGGAGGATTCGCTCTGGACACGCTGTCCCGTCATATCACCGAAGAAGAGCTTGCATCCCTCCACCTCAACCAGTCTCTGGTAAGAATGGATGTTCCGATGGGATCCCGAAGCCTTTCCGTCACCGCGGTGGATCCGGACGGAACCCGGCACATTCTGGTCGATGAAGGGGTGTTCAGTGAGGAGGAAGCGACATGA
- the kduI gene encoding 5-dehydro-4-deoxy-D-glucuronate isomerase: MDIRYSTGKEPFSRMNTEELRKEFLIQNIFKADDVSGVYSHVDRIVTLGCMPVKQTVSLGKNIDPMKDFGVNYFLERRELGMINIGGAGEVTVDGQAYQLAQYDGMYVGQGAKEVTFSSKDPKNPAKFYMNSCPAHCHYPTKLVTYKDAIHKKMGSLEESNARTINQYIHPDVLQTCQLSMGMTALEPGSVWNTMPAHTHERRMEVYFYFNVAPDQVVFHFMGEPQQTRHIVMHNEEAVINPSWSIHAGCGTKNYIFIWSMCGENRTYTDMDAVKTPDLR, encoded by the coding sequence ATGGATATTCGTTATTCAACAGGAAAGGAGCCGTTCTCCCGGATGAACACCGAGGAGTTGCGGAAAGAGTTTCTGATTCAGAACATATTCAAGGCTGATGACGTCAGTGGCGTCTATTCCCACGTCGACCGTATTGTGACGCTGGGATGCATGCCGGTCAAACAGACCGTCTCCCTTGGCAAGAACATCGATCCGATGAAGGATTTTGGTGTCAATTACTTCTTGGAGCGCAGGGAGCTGGGGATGATCAACATTGGCGGCGCCGGCGAGGTGACCGTTGACGGACAGGCCTACCAGCTGGCGCAGTACGACGGCATGTACGTTGGTCAGGGCGCCAAGGAAGTGACCTTCTCCAGCAAGGATCCCAAGAATCCGGCGAAGTTCTACATGAACAGTTGCCCGGCACACTGCCATTATCCCACCAAGCTGGTCACCTACAAGGACGCCATCCACAAGAAGATGGGTTCCCTGGAGGAGAGCAACGCCCGGACGATCAACCAGTACATCCATCCGGATGTCCTCCAGACCTGCCAGCTTTCCATGGGCATGACTGCCCTGGAGCCGGGTTCCGTCTGGAACACGATGCCGGCCCATACCCACGAGCGCCGTATGGAAGTGTATTTCTATTTCAACGTCGCACCGGACCAGGTGGTGTTCCACTTCATGGGCGAACCTCAGCAGACCCGTCACATCGTGATGCACAACGAGGAAGCGGTGATCAATCCGTCATGGTCGATCCATGCCGGATGCGGCACGAAGAACTACATCTTCATCTGGTCGATGTGCGGTGAAAACCGGACCTACACCGATATGGATGCGGTGAAGACGCCGGATCTTCGCTGA
- the cas9 gene encoding type II CRISPR RNA-guided endonuclease Cas9 (Cas9, originally named Csn1, is the large, multifunctional signature protein of type II CRISPR/Cas systems. It is well known even to general audiences because its RNA-guided endonuclease activity has made it a popular tool for custom editing of eukaryotic genomes.): MKKSKDVESYAIGCDMGTGSFGWCVTDENGELVSFRHQPMWGVRLFETGKTAEERRQFRSTRRRLARRVQRLQWLRDLLGSEVEKVDPDFFKRLQYSSVSPHDSQWEALRELFASDGYCSNLYEKKYPTIYHLRKALAEETQKADFRLIYLAIHHIIKYRGNFLHEGEMQIHGGVDLKSSVSALLSLVIDGDTEISEAVSSITDTLKDEKKSAFDKQKVIQIALQSVTDDQDKKFCAELSKAILGRSADYTQIFPTLGEKKISVSLDDEAACEQFSENLGDTELEVFQVLQKLYADYTLAMLLSGNVSTISDVYINRYNQHAQDLRTLKRIVRAKCPHETYHDLFNGKQSWYERYRLNNSKDSSYDNLIKSIKKILESIENSVHDDDVSYCMKRIEEGEFLKKPKSSENGAIPNQLHCEELKAILDHQKRFYPVLAENEQKLLQIASYRIPYYVGPLSPQATKYGWAQRKEQGPVTPWNFTDKIDVMASAERFITQRTDTCQFLYGEPVLPKNSLLYGEYCVLNELNGIRLDGKRLSVDVKQQIFHELFQTQKTVTKGTLSKWLYEHRYASHEKGLDLTGFQKEDEFASNLSSWIDFSRIFGGIREQDKEMIENLILWNTLFTDKKILKAKIRKSYPTLADPTVVAICRLNYQGWGRLSQKLLTGISTLDAQGRVWTVMDLLWETNQLFMEIIFDETYGFQQKIETANKQNKPETSLNAYDTAFPDVPMSPSVKKSAWQGLQVIREIVQVMGKEPKRIYVEFTRGDEEKKRTISRYYALEKIYKRLKDDPSFEKVYEELTSRKEEYKKQNGPLKIMRLYLYFLQNGKCMYSGQTLDIQRLGDYQIDHILPQAYIKNNSIDNLVLVKSKENQRKRDSLLLDDTIITKQKPFWKTLRKNGLISSKKFHALIREEVSENDYIGFINRQIVETSQAVKILSDVLKEAFPTTTVMGIKAGLVS, encoded by the coding sequence ATGAAAAAGAGCAAGGATGTGGAATCGTACGCAATTGGATGCGATATGGGTACTGGCTCGTTTGGGTGGTGTGTCACAGATGAAAATGGTGAATTGGTTTCTTTTCGCCATCAACCGATGTGGGGCGTGCGTTTGTTTGAAACAGGGAAGACCGCTGAAGAACGGAGACAGTTCCGCTCTACGCGGAGAAGACTTGCCCGACGTGTCCAGCGACTCCAATGGCTGCGTGATCTTCTTGGGTCGGAAGTAGAGAAGGTGGATCCTGATTTTTTCAAGCGTTTGCAGTATTCCTCTGTTTCGCCTCATGATTCCCAATGGGAAGCCCTGCGTGAGCTTTTTGCGAGTGATGGATATTGTTCCAATCTCTATGAGAAAAAATATCCTACCATTTACCATCTGCGGAAAGCGCTCGCAGAAGAAACACAGAAAGCGGATTTCCGACTGATTTACCTGGCAATCCATCACATCATCAAATACCGGGGGAATTTTTTACATGAAGGGGAAATGCAGATTCATGGAGGAGTTGACCTGAAAAGTTCCGTCTCTGCATTACTTTCTTTGGTAATCGATGGAGATACGGAAATATCTGAAGCAGTTTCTTCCATCACTGATACACTAAAAGATGAAAAGAAATCCGCTTTTGACAAACAAAAAGTGATTCAGATCGCACTTCAATCCGTAACGGATGATCAAGACAAGAAGTTCTGCGCAGAGTTATCAAAAGCCATCCTTGGCCGGAGTGCCGATTATACCCAAATATTCCCAACGTTGGGAGAAAAGAAAATATCTGTTTCATTGGATGACGAAGCAGCTTGTGAACAATTCTCAGAGAATTTGGGGGATACTGAACTGGAAGTGTTCCAGGTGTTGCAAAAACTTTATGCAGACTATACGCTCGCGATGCTTCTTTCAGGCAACGTATCAACGATCTCTGATGTGTATATCAATCGATACAACCAGCATGCGCAAGATTTACGTACGTTGAAACGTATTGTTCGTGCAAAGTGCCCCCATGAAACGTATCATGATCTCTTCAATGGCAAGCAATCATGGTATGAACGGTATCGGCTGAACAACAGCAAGGATTCTTCGTACGATAATTTGATTAAATCAATCAAGAAAATCCTTGAATCCATTGAGAATTCCGTACATGATGATGATGTTTCATATTGCATGAAACGGATTGAAGAAGGAGAGTTCCTCAAAAAACCCAAAAGCAGTGAGAATGGCGCAATTCCCAACCAGTTGCATTGTGAGGAACTGAAAGCGATTCTTGATCACCAAAAAAGATTCTATCCCGTTTTGGCTGAAAATGAACAGAAACTGCTTCAGATAGCCTCATATCGTATCCCATACTACGTCGGACCGTTGTCACCTCAGGCTACAAAATATGGGTGGGCTCAACGAAAAGAACAGGGACCTGTCACACCATGGAATTTTACCGACAAGATAGATGTCATGGCTTCGGCGGAGCGTTTTATCACGCAGAGAACGGATACCTGCCAATTCCTCTATGGCGAACCAGTTTTGCCAAAGAATTCTTTGTTGTATGGCGAATACTGTGTGTTGAACGAATTGAATGGGATTCGTCTTGATGGAAAACGGCTGAGTGTCGATGTAAAACAACAGATCTTCCATGAGTTGTTCCAGACGCAGAAAACAGTCACAAAAGGAACTTTGAGCAAATGGTTGTACGAACATCGGTATGCCTCACATGAGAAGGGCCTGGACCTGACCGGATTCCAGAAAGAGGACGAATTTGCATCAAATCTTTCTTCCTGGATTGACTTCTCTCGTATTTTTGGTGGTATCCGGGAACAAGACAAGGAGATGATCGAAAACCTTATTCTTTGGAACACACTGTTTACGGATAAAAAAATACTGAAAGCGAAAATTCGAAAGAGTTACCCAACCTTGGCTGATCCGACGGTCGTAGCTATCTGCAGATTGAATTACCAAGGGTGGGGCAGATTATCCCAAAAACTCCTGACGGGCATTTCTACGTTGGATGCCCAAGGAAGGGTTTGGACCGTCATGGATTTGCTTTGGGAAACCAATCAACTCTTTATGGAAATCATTTTTGATGAGACCTATGGTTTCCAACAAAAAATCGAAACAGCAAACAAACAGAACAAGCCGGAAACATCATTGAATGCATATGATACTGCTTTCCCTGATGTTCCTATGTCTCCTTCGGTAAAGAAATCGGCTTGGCAAGGATTACAGGTGATTCGTGAGATTGTGCAGGTGATGGGGAAGGAACCAAAACGTATCTATGTGGAATTTACCCGAGGTGATGAAGAGAAAAAACGCACGATAAGCCGGTATTATGCACTTGAGAAGATTTATAAACGACTGAAGGATGACCCGTCCTTTGAAAAGGTATATGAAGAACTGACATCAAGAAAAGAAGAGTACAAGAAACAAAACGGGCCATTGAAGATTATGCGATTGTACCTCTATTTCTTACAGAATGGGAAATGTATGTATTCTGGACAGACTTTGGATATTCAACGTTTGGGTGATTACCAGATCGATCATATTCTTCCGCAAGCGTACATCAAAAACAACAGCATCGATAACTTGGTATTGGTGAAATCCAAGGAAAACCAACGAAAACGAGATTCTTTGCTTTTGGATGATACTATCATCACAAAGCAAAAACCCTTCTGGAAAACGTTACGGAAAAACGGGTTGATCTCTTCAAAGAAATTCCATGCGCTGATCAGAGAAGAGGTTTCTGAGAATGATTACATTGGATTTATCAATCGACAAATTGTCGAGACAAGCCAAGCGGTCAAGATCCTGAGTGATGTGCTGAAGGAGGCGTTTCCGACAACAACCGTAATGGGGATCAAAGCAGGGCTTGTCTCATGA